Sequence from the Pseudomonas frederiksbergensis genome:
TCGACGTGAAAACTCCCGCCAAAAACAACAGATGCCTTTCCCCACGCTGGCTGCCGCTGGCCCTGACCCTGGCTGTCAGCGCCGGGTTGCCCCAGGCCTTCGCCGACCAGGTCGCCACGGCCATTCATATCCAGGCGCAACCGTTGGGCCAGGCGCTGAGCCAGCTTGGCCAGCAGACCTCACTGCAGGTGTTCTTCAGCGCGGACCTGGTCGCCGGCAAGCAAGCCCCGGCGGTGGAAGGCCACTTGTCCCCGGAGGCGGCCCTGGGTCAGTTGCTGCAGGGCAGCGGTCTGCAATACCAGATCGATGACGACTCGGTAACCGTCCTGCCGGCCCCATCGGCGTCCGCCGGCGGCCCGCTGGAACTGGGCACCACCGACATCCAGGTGGTCGGTGACTGGCTCGGCGATGCCAATGCCGAAGTGGTGCAGAACCACGCCGGCGCACGGACCGTGATCCGCCGCGAAGCGATGGTCGAGCAGGGCGCCATGAACGTCGGCGATGTGCTGCGTCGCGTGCCCGGTGTGCAAGTGCAGGACGCCAACGGCACGGGCGGCAGCGACATTTCGCTGAACGTCGGGGTGCGCGGCCTCACCTCGCGCCTGTCGCCACGCTCCACGGTATTGATCGACGGCGTACCCGCGGCATTTGCGCCGTACGGCCAACCGCAATTGTCCATGGCGCCGATTTCCTCGGGCAACCTGGACAGCATCGACGTCGTGCGCGGTGCCGGGTCGGTGCGCTACGGGCCGCAGAACGTCGGCGGGGTGATCAACTTCGTCACCCGCGCCATTCCGGAACAAGCCACCGGGGAAATCGGCAGCACCCTGGAGACTTCCCAACGCGGCGGCTGGAAGCACATCGACACGGCGTTCCTCGGCGGCACCGCTGACAACGGCCTGGGCGTGGCGCTGTTGTACTCCGGCGTCAACGGCAACGGTTATCGCAAAAGCAATAACGACAACGACATCGACGACGTCATTCTCAAGACCCATTGGGCTCCGACCGAGGTCGATGACTTTTCGCTGAATTTCCATTACTACGACGCCAAGGCCGACATGCCTGGCGGCTTGACCCAGGCCCAGTACGACGCGGACCCGTACCAGTCCGACCGCGACTGGGACAATTTCAGTGGTCGGCGCAAGGATGTGTCGTTCAAGTGGATCCGTGAAATCAGCGATCGCACCCAAGCGGAAGTGCTGACCTATTACTCCGACAGCTACCGTGGCAGCACCATCGCGTCCCGGGACCAGCGCAACCTCGTGTCCTATCCGCGCACCTATTACACCTTTGGCATCGAGCCTCGGGTATCCCACGTGTTCGACCTGGGATCCACCACCCAGGAAGCCAGCGTCGGTTATCGATACCTCAAGGAAGGCATGCACGAAGAGGCCAGCCGCCTGGCGCTGCGCAATAACGAACCGGTGGTGCGTCCGGGTTCCGACGGTCACGTTTACCAGGACCGGACCGGTGGCACCGAAGCCCACGCGGTGTACATCGATGACAAGATCGATGTGGGCAAATGGACCATCACCCCAGGCATTCGCTTCGAAAGCATCAGCACACAATGGCACGACCGCCCGGTACTCGACACCGCCGGCCGTCCCGTGCAGGAAAAGCGTCGTAGCATCGACAGCAACGAACCGCTGCCGGCCCTGAGTGTGATGTATCACCTGTCCGACGCCTGGAAGCTGTTCGCCAACTACGAGACCTCGTTCGGCAGCCTGCAATATTTCCAACTGGGCCAGGGCGGCTCTGGCAACAACACCGCCAATGGCCTGAGCCCGGAAAAGGCCAAGACCTACGAGATCGGTACGCGCTACAACGATGACGTGTGGGGCGGCGAAGTGACGCTGTTCTACATCGACTTCGACGACGAGTTGCAGTACATCAGCAACGATGTCGGCTGGACCAACATGGGCGCGACCAAGCACCAGGGGCTGGAGGCCTCGGCGCACTACGACATGGCCGCGCTCGATCCGCGCCTCGAAGGCCTGACCGCCAATGCAGGTTTCACCTACACCCGCGCGACTTATGAAGGGGATATCCCAAGCTTCAAGGGCCGTGACCTGCCGTTCTATTCCCGTCAGGTGGTCAACGTGGGCCTGCGCTACGAGGTCGATCGCTGGACCTACAATCTTGACGGTTTCGCCCAGTCCAAGCAGCGTTCGCCGGGCAATAGCGTCAATCCCGATGGCAGCTTCACGGATAACTACATCACCGACGGCAGCGCCGATGGCCAGTACGGCGATATGCCCGGCTACATGCTCTGGAACGTAAGGGCCGGCTACGACTTTGGCGAGCAACTGTCGAACCTGAAAGTCGGCGCCGGGGTCAAGAACCTGTTCGACCACCAGTACTACACCCGTTCCAGCGACAACAACTCAGGCATCTACGTCGGCGCGCCGCGGACGTTCTTCGTGCAGGCGAGCGTGGGGTTTTGATGAACAACCAGGGTTGACCCGTACCCCTGTGGCGAGGGGATAAGTCCCCTCGCCACAGAAAACTCCTTGCCATGGAAAATGGTGTGAGACCTCAGACTTTCAACACCTTCCCACTGGCCGCCACCGCCACCAACGACAGCGCAATCAAGCCAAACGCGATGCCCAGGCTACTGCCATGGGCAACAAACCCGATTAATGCCGGCCCCGCGAGGATGCCGGCATAACCGATGGTGGTAATGGCCGGCACGGCGATGGCTTCGGGCATCAGCGTCTGTTTGCCAACGGCCGTGTACAGCACCGGTACGATGTTCGAACACCCGGCGCCGACCAACGCGTAGCCCAGCAGCACCGCTTGCCACATGGGTGCGACGGTCGCCATCAGGAATCCTGCAGCCGCGATCGACCCGCCGTAGATGATCACGTGCTTGGCCCCCAGCCGACGCACCACCGAATCCCCCATCAAACGGCCAACCGTCATGGTCAGGGCAAACGCGGCGTAACCCAGCCCGGCGTAGGCCGTGTCCACCGCGCGCTCGGTGGTCAGGAACACGGCGCTCCAGTCCAGCACCGCGCCTTCGGCCAGGAACACGATGAAGCACAGGATGCCGATAAACAGCACCACGCCGTGGGGAATGGCAAACGCCGGTCCCGAGCTTTCACTGCCGTAGGGCAGCAAATGCGGCGCCGCCTTGAGCAGCGCCACCAACAGCACGGCGTTGACCACCAGCGTCGCCGCCAGCGGCGAAAGCCCTAGGCCGAGCAGGGCGCTTAC
This genomic interval carries:
- a CDS encoding TonB-dependent siderophore receptor gives rise to the protein MKTPAKNNRCLSPRWLPLALTLAVSAGLPQAFADQVATAIHIQAQPLGQALSQLGQQTSLQVFFSADLVAGKQAPAVEGHLSPEAALGQLLQGSGLQYQIDDDSVTVLPAPSASAGGPLELGTTDIQVVGDWLGDANAEVVQNHAGARTVIRREAMVEQGAMNVGDVLRRVPGVQVQDANGTGGSDISLNVGVRGLTSRLSPRSTVLIDGVPAAFAPYGQPQLSMAPISSGNLDSIDVVRGAGSVRYGPQNVGGVINFVTRAIPEQATGEIGSTLETSQRGGWKHIDTAFLGGTADNGLGVALLYSGVNGNGYRKSNNDNDIDDVILKTHWAPTEVDDFSLNFHYYDAKADMPGGLTQAQYDADPYQSDRDWDNFSGRRKDVSFKWIREISDRTQAEVLTYYSDSYRGSTIASRDQRNLVSYPRTYYTFGIEPRVSHVFDLGSTTQEASVGYRYLKEGMHEEASRLALRNNEPVVRPGSDGHVYQDRTGGTEAHAVYIDDKIDVGKWTITPGIRFESISTQWHDRPVLDTAGRPVQEKRRSIDSNEPLPALSVMYHLSDAWKLFANYETSFGSLQYFQLGQGGSGNNTANGLSPEKAKTYEIGTRYNDDVWGGEVTLFYIDFDDELQYISNDVGWTNMGATKHQGLEASAHYDMAALDPRLEGLTANAGFTYTRATYEGDIPSFKGRDLPFYSRQVVNVGLRYEVDRWTYNLDGFAQSKQRSPGNSVNPDGSFTDNYITDGSADGQYGDMPGYMLWNVRAGYDFGEQLSNLKVGAGVKNLFDHQYYTRSSDNNSGIYVGAPRTFFVQASVGF
- a CDS encoding MFS transporter; this encodes MTAITPPPTFAPGRLEQMSTRIAYLIAGIGIAAWAPLVPYAKVRANLDEGTLGLLLLCLGVGSILAMPISGALATRFGCRRVLSGGTLLVCLALPLLATMSSLPWLVTALFLFGAGLGTVDSTVNLQAVIVERASGKTMMSGFHGMFSLGGIIGAAGVSALLGLGLSPLAATLVVNAVLLVALLKAAPHLLPYGSESSGPAFAIPHGVVLFIGILCFIVFLAEGAVLDWSAVFLTTERAVDTAYAGLGYAAFALTMTVGRLMGDSVVRRLGAKHVIIYGGSIAAAGFLMATVAPMWQAVLLGYALVGAGCSNIVPVLYTAVGKQTLMPEAIAVPAITTIGYAGILAGPALIGFVAHGSSLGIAFGLIALSLVAVAASGKVLKV